In Bradyrhizobium lablabi, one DNA window encodes the following:
- a CDS encoding antitoxin, with protein sequence MTEQRHVRLFRNGRNQAVRIPVEFELPGDEAIMHRDGDRLVIEPVRKRGLVSLLKTMKPLEEDFPEIDDPVPASENVL encoded by the coding sequence ATGACCGAGCAAAGGCACGTCAGATTGTTCCGCAATGGCCGCAACCAGGCGGTCCGTATTCCCGTCGAATTCGAGTTGCCGGGCGATGAAGCGATCATGCACCGTGACGGCGACCGTCTGGTGATCGAGCCGGTGCGCAAACGCGGACTGGTCAGCCTGCTCAAGACGATGAAGCCGCTGGAGGAGGATTTTCCCGAGATCGACGATCCGGTACCGGCGTCGGAGAACGTGCTTTGA